The following are from one region of the Capsicum annuum cultivar UCD-10X-F1 chromosome 1, UCD10Xv1.1, whole genome shotgun sequence genome:
- the LOC107873050 gene encoding 40S ribosomal protein S13, translating to MGRMHSRGKGISASALPYKRTPPSWLKISAPDVEDNICKFAKKGLTPSQIGVILRDSHGIAQVKSVTGSKILRILKAHGLAPEIPEDLYHLIKKAVAIRKHLERNRKDKDSKFRLILVESRIHRLARYYKKTKKLPPVWKYESTTASTLVA from the exons ATGGGTCGTATGCACAGTCGAGG TAAGGGTATTTCAGCTTCAGCTCTTCCATACAAAAGGACTCCACCAAGTTGGCTCAAAATCTCTGCTCCTGAT GTTGAGGATAACATCTGCAAGTTCGCCAAAAAGGGTTTGACACCTTCCCAAATTGGTGTTATTCTTCGTGATTCTCATGGGATTGCTCAGGTGAAGAGTGTTACTGGTAGCAAGATTCTCAGAATTCTGAAGGCTCACG GTCTTGCTCCTGAAATTCCCGAGGATCTTTACCATCTCATCAAGAAAGCAGTGGCAATCAGGAAGCATCTTGAGAGGAACAGGAAAGACAAGGATTCCAAGTTTAGATTGATTCTCGTTGAGAGCAGGATTCATCGACTTGCTCGCTACTACAAGAAAACAAAGAAGCTTCCACCAGTCTGGAAGTA CGAGTCTACCACCGCCAGTACTCTTGTGGCTTAG